The window aaaatcacaacaaattttaacttttcagtaataacccaaaaccataaatgtttacaaagCCCTTTTCTCAAAAGTATAACTCgataatcagagtatcccaaaatccaaatAACATAAAATTGAAGGATGTATACGGTCACGCCTTTTCCTTGCCAtggtcatctgaagtacctgaaacaataaactgaaactgtaagccaacgcttagtgagttccccaaagtaccaccacacaacataTAAGCGACAAATATCGGGTCCACAACCTCTCGGTTGGATTATCCCCGACCCACAACCTTTTAGTTGGAATGCCCCCGGCTcacaacctttcggttggaatGCCCAATTCAtaatgggtccacaacctcctggttggattacaCCTGCCCACAACCTTACGGTTAGATTGCCTGGTCTATTGACTATCAGCACAAAGTAGTAGTCTCAACCCCATctactatgtcgacatatacaaaaCAAATAATACATATCTAGCAACAAATAGTCAAATAACCAGTTAATAGACTAGCAGGAAAATCTAAAGATCATTACCGTATagtaacatcctatatactaAGATACATAACTAAaggggccaacattggtgccttcgacccacaagaatagtgaagaaaactcacctcaatcatAAGGTAGCAAAACTCACACCCAGGTCTGTGGCCCAACGACTCCTCACGATGAACACAATCAAtaccaatcctagttactttctAAGGTTAAGCCCATAATCATGAGGCCCAATGATTTCTCAAGTCCAAACTAGACCCACTAATGTCCCAACCCATCTAGAGAACCCTAAAGCCCAAATCCTCCAAAATGGCCTCAAGTCAACTATCCAAATTCTAACCATCATCACGTCATGAACACTTCCGGAGTCACGTCATGACCTAATCCGGACAAAACAGTTTGGATGGCAAGCCTTCTCACGACGTGATAGGCTTATTCCTTACGTCGTGAGCGTTACATTGGGCAACTTTGAGTATTAAGCTCTTATTTCATTTAGCCAATACTTGGTACTTTCCAAATGGTCTTCCCTCAACCAAAGGATGATAAAAATCGTAGCTTTTTAGTcatgcatgtctaatgcatgACTCAAACACTTATTAGGTCAAGAGAGGGAAAAATCGGATCAAGACTCATGCTTGGAGTCTAAAACTACTCCAAAACTGAAATTTAAAGATTATCTTACAGAGGATGCTTCAATGATccataaatttgccaactttatggatcctatgCATGCAATCCCTTCATAACCATGAAAAAAGGAGCTTAAAACTTAGATCTAGCATGCAAGAGGTAAAAGGCTAGAGCTTTATGACTTATAGTGGTCCAAAATCTCTGTAAGAAGGTGATGTATACGTTGGATTGCCAAGAGGTTGCTCCACCAAGGTCTTCTTCCACTTCAATGAGTCAAAAACCACCAAAGAATGCTTTAATGACACAAAAATGGCTATGGGCTTTAAGTaggtcgagattagggttttcagtAGGCAAGAGAATGAGGGAGGCTAAGGATGGGCAACCATAGCCCTCTCATTCCATTAAATACccgaatttttagggttttggccatcAGACCATTCTCATATCGTGAGCACCtaaaggctcacgtcgtgagactcGAAAActctggtcaaaaagtcaatgtcACTCATGATGTGACAACCATGCCTCATGTCGTGACCCCCATCACAAAAGATAGAAAATTAATAAAGAAGTACCTCCAAGACTcgggtgttataattctccctcactagaatcagacttcgtcctcaaagtctgctgttACAAAtaactcgggataatgctccctcatctcctcctcaggctcccacgtccattcggaaccctttcAATgtagccactgcaccttcactaaaccCACCACCTTGTTTTGTAAGGTCTTCGTCCTCTGGTCGAGGATCGCCACcagtctctcaatgtagttcagacgctcatccacctgaatatcccacGATGGAACCACTGCGGAATCATCAGTCACACGCCTCAATAGCTAGGAAAACATGGAAATTACTATGAATCTGATTGAGCTCCTCAGGAAAATCCAACTTGTAAGCTACCTTGCCAACCTTAGAaatcacccgaaatggcccaatgtaccggggccccaacttgcccctcttcttgaagcgtattacacccttacagggtgataccttcagtacAACCATGTCACAAACCTcaaattccaactcagatcgatGCTTGTCATCATAACTCTTTTGCAGACTGTAAGCTGTCTGCAATCTTCGTCTAATCTGCTAAATAAGATCTGTATTTAGAAGGACTACCTTAGTCCTTCCCATGACTctatgaccaacctctccccaacataccgAGGTACAACATTTTCTCCCATATAGAAGCTCGAAAGGCGACACACCGATactggagtgatagttgttgtgACTTATAATGGTCCAAAAGCTCTGTAAGAAGGTGATGTATAAGCTGGATTGCCAAGAGGTTGCTCCACCAAGGTCTTCTTCCACTTCAATGAGTCAAAAACCACCAAAGAATTCTTCAATGACACAAAAATGCTATGGGCTTTAAGTAGGTCGAGATTATGGTTTTCAGGAGGCAAGAGAGCGAGGGAGGCTAAGGATGGGCAACCCTAGTCCTCCCATTCCATCAAATACCCGAATTATTAGGGTTTTGGCCATCAGACCATTCTCACATCATGAGCACCcaaaggctcacgtcgtgagactcGAAAACTCGGGTCAAAAAGTTAATGTTACTCACGACGTGACAACCATGCCTCACATCGTGATCTCCATCATGAAAGCTAGAAAATCAATAAAGAAGTACCTCCAAGACTCGGGTGTTACAAGAACTAAGAAGATCTATTGAAGCCTTCATCAAGTTCAGAACTTTACACCTTCTGGAGGTTGCTTGAGAGGTGCAAATCCCAGATATACAATGCTTAAAGTTTTCCAAGTGCACTCTAATGATCTTCTTCCTTCAAAGATGAACACAAAACACTTAAATAACTCAAAAACTCTCAAatgaatattagggtttgcaaggggTCGTTTgggaggatggaggctgaaggtgGAAGGGATTTATgagggttaaggtgtttaaataaggctcaaaaccccagatttagggtttgcatAATAGTTGAGTATGCCCTGCATACCCCTTGAGTACGCCATGTGTACTCAAAAGCATCCGCGTCACCTTTTAATGACATACGCCCATCGTAACCCCAAGTACTCTCGACGAAGAAAGAAAATTACCTGATTTGGCTGGGTGTTACACGAAGTCTATATTTACAATTGTATTTGATGACTTAtctaagtaggagactgttggattaggtgtctaaggtcataactaaattggtataacgTTATAGAATAAAAAAGTCCTTTTTGTGTTTCCCTCAATAACTAGAAATAGTTAGAAATGATTTTAGGGGAGTGaggaaattatttattaatttattatacgaTCAATAAATTAGAAATGGttaaatattaatttaaaattaatcaaaattattgggaaattaattttggattaattagaattaattaagtgcaATAATTAAATTgtaattgtttaattgttgagcaaGTGAGATAATTCTTGAAGCTCCATAGCTTGGATGGTTTATGGTGGATCCAGAAAGGTTTTGGAAGCATCCTATAACTGATAAGAAAACTAATTTGAATAtgttcaaattattattattttattattcaagTTAAGGTTTCCACTAACTATAAATAGGGACCTTGGTTAGCCATTTTGAACCCTAGCCTTTgtaagaaagaaattgaaaattttcCTCCTTCCTATCTCCCGTTTCAttcctagggtttctagggtaTTGAGTGTGAGCTATTAGAgacatccacattattggtgtttGCTTTCCAAAGGAAGACTTGAAGATCCATCTTGTTATATTCGATTATAACGAATGTACGTATTCTAATCCTTGTGAATTTTGATTATACATAGATTAGTTGATTGTTTCATAACTATGTTGTTATAATGAGAAAAGCCAGAGATCTCTATGTTACATGTacccataaattgttttatgtgAATTCCACTGGACAAATCTTTATCTTGTAACCTAGAaatcgcatatatatatatatatatatatatatatatatatatatatatatatatatatatatatatatatatatatatatatatatataagagatgcCTAACAATTTAACATGAGAGAAAGGAAGAAATAAAAAAGAGGAAGGTATaagaaaaggggggggggggggggggtgagtaGGCCCTCATATCTATTTAccaaataataacaaaaaaatcaaaaatctaggaagggaaaacaatttttttaagaTGGTAAGGACCAAAGTCGTAAAACATCAAACCATATGAACCGTTTGAGTTAAAAAGGAATAAGGGTCAGCCGTATAGATTACCCGTAGGTTATTGtgtaatttttctaaaataaaaataaaaaaataatatatttttcgtATAAATTACCCCCTAAGTTATTGCCTTATTGGtgtaatttttctaaaataaaaataaaaaataatatatttttcacTAGTATCAATATATTTGGGCTTTATTTAGCTATTTAATGAAACTAAGGGGGTAATTGAGACGTGAAAGAATATTTGATGATATTAATTCTAAAACTGAGAAGAAAAGGGCAAATGGTGGAAGTAGGAATCAACTGAAAAAAATTGGGAGATCGAGAAACGGAGGAGCAAGGAGAACATGATCGGCGACGTTGCCGCTAATTCACCGTCCAATACCGCAGACGAGACAGCGGAGAATCAACAGCAAGAAAAGCCATGGCATTCCTACATTTACGAGGATCTACCTCGTACGGTTCAGGAATCTGCCGATTCCGCCGTTCGCTCCGCCCGGTCGCTGCAGCAGAATTCGTCCACTCATATTCGGACTCTTCAGGTACTCTATTTATATCTGTCTCATGTTCGGGTGCGTTTCATTTCCTGTGCAGCTTTCCTTATAGTTAGGGCTTCCGTATATACGATGAATGTTTATCTGCGTGCGTTCTATGATGGATTTTATTAAGGACTAGTATGATAATTTAAATTTGGTATTTTGATATATAGTCTAGCTGTTGGTATGCTTTAATGCGTATCTGTATCTCTTTGCATGCTATTTCAGGTGGATTTTTCATCTATGGGATGATTGCTTGTCATTGAGATTCTATTGTTTTTAGTATGAAACTTAGCTTAATGTAATCACATACCTCCGTTATATGTAAACAAGAGACAGATTGATACATAAATGATCAAGCATGATTCAAGTTTGTGTATACATGCTTATATTTCGGGTAGGTTAAGAAGATGGTGCACATTAGAAGATCTTTTCAACATACTACTTAAATACTCAACTAGATTATCAGAATTGTTCCCCTAGCATATGAATTTAACATAAGACACTGGCAATTCTTCTCAAGAATATCATAAGTTGGAGCCAAATTAGTTCTTTCTCCTTCATTTATGCAAATCTGATTGTTAACTTTATTACCCTTCTAGTTTGTTCTGTGTGATTATCAGTTAAAATCACACATCAATTTATTATAATGGTATTTGGCATTTGATTTCTGCTCTTGATCGTTTTTCTAGCTTCTCCATCACTTTTCTGGCTCTTAAGGTTAAAAATTTGGGAAAAGTCGGGATAATCACTTGGAGTTGATTCATCTTCATTAATGGGGATCACAGGATCAtgcatttttttttctctttcccTTTTACTAGCATTGTTTGAACTTGTTTTAAGTCTTACTTTTCATGTTCATTTCCAGGATCATGTAGTTCAATACACAGCACAGTATAGGAGTTACGAAGATTTGGTCTTCAGTAAGATCAAaggtgaattttttttttcttttacaactaccaaacatttatttcatgataaaaaaaatcaacaGTGATGCCATATTTTAGAGGCTTGATAAGTTGATATTTCTTGGATTAGTTTTCTCTCATACTTTTGTGTCTTAACAGATCAACTCACAATTGCAAGAGAACACCCAACTTTATCTGCTGGAATTGCAATTTCAGCTGCTCTTCTCCTCATGAGAGGTAAAGAAAGtatctttttgtttttcattttaatCTTCAATTCATTTTCTGTATAAATAAAGTTGCTATATACTTTTTGATCTTTATAAGTGATTATTTCATTCAAGGCCCTAGAAGGTTCTTATTCCGTCGTACATTGGGTCGCTTTCAGACTGAGGAGGTACTTACTCTTATCTTTTTTCATCTACTGGCTTATGATCTATCAGTTTTTTCAAATATGGTCATTTTGAGGTTTTATCTTTCTTCTAAAACATTCTTTTGGTTGCAATAGGCACAGATAATAAAAGCTGCAAACAACGTAAATCACTTAACCATTTCAGTTCAGTTAATGAAGAAAGAGAGTGAAAAATTACTTGAAAGGGCTGCTCTTGCTGAGAAAGAGATGACTTATGGCTATGGTGAACTAAGGTGCTGTTTCTTTTGACTTAGTTGACCTAATGGAGACATTATGACTTAATATGTGTGTTTCTTTTGACTTGATTCAAAAAGGACTTAATGGAAAAAGTCAGAGAACGCTTAATCCATACAACACTTAATGGGGAAACATGAAAATTCTTACTAAACTCATTTTTACAAGTGTCTTTGAGATATTGATTTTAGTCCACAAGAGTTTCTTTAAgcgaaagctaaatttgaaaaggaTGGAAGGGAATTCAAGAcatttagcaaataatcaccaatGTTTGTAGAGTCAATTGTTGTGGTTGTAAATTGTAATCAGATATAGGGAGTATTTAGTAGTGTTATATTATATAACTAGTAAGTTACTACCCCCGTAAAGTGCCGAAATTATGTAACTATGAAAGTGTAGGGAGCAAACCTGTAAATATACAAAACTCATGTGGCCAAAGTGTGAAGACAACAAAGTATAGGGACAAAATATGACTATATTGCGGGGGCGTGTGGGGGGAGTAATGTGCAAATTTTCAATAGGTAcggactatttttgtaattttttaaacACATGGACTGTTTCTGTGAAAAAAACATACAATGACATTTTCTGTAAATTACAGGGACagtttttgtaatttgttttctACATAGGGGCCAAACCTGCCAACATATGAAAATATTAAACATAGGAACTGTTTCTGTAAAACAAATCTCATAGGGACCTTTTCTGTAAGTTACAAAACTTTACGGACTAAATGTGCCAATATTAAAAAGATTTGTGGCAAAAATCTAAAATGTATAAACTTTCTATTCATAAGCCAATTCTATTTAATATATAGTATAATATAATGTTGAACAATTAACAATAATATTAGCTTATTTGATAATTGATATGAAGGAATGCTGGAGGCCAGATCAAAAGTCTTGCTAAATCGGTTCATAAAGCTGAAAGTCAAGCTAAAGGTATTATCTACTCCTTTCTTCCTTTATTTGGCTCACAtcacaagtcacaacaaatagaTTGAAGAAGGAATGGAGTGGTTGGAATGGAATTGACCATTCCTGAAATGTGATTGCTTTCATTGCATAGGAATGGGGTGTATTTGCCCATTCAatcatggaatggaatggaaaatCATAATATAACCCGTTTTTATCTATAAGATTTTTAAGGACACAAATCTCTTTTCAAGATTTCCTGATCTGAAATAAATCATCATTTATTGTCTAAAATTacaagatttttatttatttattataatctTACTTTGTATCTCTTGAATTTAAACAGATCTGGTGGATGATTTGCGAGAAATTCCTGGTAGAGATGCTTTGCGACTACGAGG of the Lactuca sativa cultivar Salinas chromosome 6, Lsat_Salinas_v11, whole genome shotgun sequence genome contains:
- the LOC111889901 gene encoding RGS1-HXK1-interacting protein 1, whose product is MIGDVAANSPSNTADETAENQQQEKPWHSYIYEDLPRTVQESADSAVRSARSLQQNSSTHIRTLQDHVVQYTAQYRSYEDLVFSKIKDQLTIAREHPTLSAGIAISAALLLMRGPRRFLFRRTLGRFQTEEAQIIKAANNVNHLTISVQLMKKESEKLLERAALAEKEMTYGYGELRNAGGQIKSLAKSVHKAESQAKDLVDDLREIPGRDALRLRGEVANMASSLKQKRLAMNKRIMRISELGIRV